In Stomoxys calcitrans chromosome 2, idStoCalc2.1, whole genome shotgun sequence, the following proteins share a genomic window:
- the LOC106089862 gene encoding uncharacterized protein LOC106089862 — MNLTSLLRKMHFLTTAAILMASALLAVHGASKSNKCDIACLQYVDPVCGYLIDPRSKNMKRCTFGNSCFLDLHKCQTKEKWTSQRGKCESEIGCQKVRKG, encoded by the exons ATGAATTTGACATCGTTATTGAGAAAAATGCATTTCCTAACAACTGCAGCCATTTTAATGGCCTCTGCACTTTTGGCTGTACATGGGGCATCAAAAAGCAACAAATGTGACATAGCCTGTTTGCAGTATGTTGATCCCGTTTGCGGCTATCTTATCGATCCGAGATCAAAGAACATGAAGAGATGTACCTTTGGCAATAGCTGTTTCTTGGATTTACACAAATGTCAGACCAAAGAAA AGTGGACAAGTCAGCGGGGAAAATGTGAATCCGAAATCGGTTGTCAAAAAGTAAggaaaggataa